GTCGACGCGCCACGGCATCCTCACGCCGTACACGTCCTTCCTGGCCGACGAAAGCACCGCGCTGGAGGACGTGTCGGCGAACGCGTCGACGGCGCGTTATCACCTGCGGAGCCTAGAGGAAGCAGCTGGCGAAGGTGGTTTCTCGCAGCGCGCGGCGAAGCTTGGTCTGCAGAATGCAGCCGCGGCGCCCGCCAGCGGCGAGGCACGCTTTTTTGCCGCCGAGCGCGACGAGGCCGTCGCGGTCCAAGCGGTGCGCAATATCGGCGCCAAGTCCTTCTTCCAGCGCGGCGGCCGCTGGATCGATTCGACGGCCAGCGAAACCCAACAACAGCAGGCGCAACGCGTCGTGCAATTCAGCGACGAGTATTTCGCACTCGCGGCCAGCCACGGCCGCACCCTGTCGCAATACCTGGTGTTCGACGAGCCGGTCGTGCTCAACCTGGCGGGGCAGGTCTACTTGATCGAACCGCCGACCGCGCCCTAGGCCAGGGCAAGCCGTGGTCGCGGCCGCACCGATCGAGCGGAGCAAGGCTCGTCGGGACCTCCTCAGGGTCCTGGCGAGCCTTGTGGCATTTTTCGGGAAAGACACCCCCGGCCAAGCACCGCCGCGGCAAAAACATAGCTATCTGCTGCAAATTATTGCCTGATTTGCAGAATTTGATTGACTGCCGGGGTTTGTTGCGAGACGATCACGTGCCGTGGCGCAGGGCAGCCGCACGAGCGGGCCGGGATTGACGGTCGGCGCCACGGGTTCTTCTCTCAACCGTCGAGGTAAAGCTAGTGCTGATGGTGAGCTGACGGCTTGGTCCGTGCAGCGAATTTCGCGCTGGCTTGGTCACCTCTTCTGCTACCGGTGCGGCTCTTGGAGCCGCGTTCACCCCGGTTCCGCAGACCAGTCTCTGTGTCGCACTCCGTGGCGATGACTTGCGCGACAGCTGTGCGTTCTTCAGGCCTGTCGGCGGCTCGTGCTCAGGATGGGGCATGACAAAGTCACAGTCATTTTGTTCGCTAGGAGTCAACATCATGTCGAAGGGCCATACGTGTCTTGCGCTGTCGCTGTTCTTGCTGGTGGGCCTGCCGAATGCGGCTTGGGCCATTGACGACGAAGATCCTCCGCCGGTTTCGGCTACCGAGTCGATCGACGTCACGGTCGGACCCACGAATCCGTTCGATGCGGTCTACCCCAATGTCTTTGACCTCAAACATCCCAAGCTGTTGCATCTTCAAGGCATCGCCCGCGTCTCCAACCCCGAGCCCGGTAGCACGCTGTTTGTGCAGTTCGACTGGTTCGATGAAATGGGCGGCCAACACTTTTCCGATGTGTTCAGCCCCTTCATCGTGCTGAATCAGCCACAGAGCATCGACCTCAGCTGGACGATTCCGTTC
This window of the Pirellulales bacterium genome carries:
- a CDS encoding PEP-CTERM sorting domain-containing protein, which encodes MSKGHTCLALSLFLLVGLPNAAWAIDDEDPPPVSATESIDVTVGPTNPFDAVYPNVFDLKHPKLLHLQGIARVSNPEPGSTLFVQFDWFDEMGGQHFSDVFSPFIVLNQPQSIDLSWTIPFCPPEVSLHLSTQGPGSITFIGDFTHTCLVPEPSSLLLAGCGAAGLGLVVRKRRRPRG